From the Motacilla alba alba isolate MOTALB_02 chromosome Z, Motacilla_alba_V1.0_pri, whole genome shotgun sequence genome, one window contains:
- the LSM5 gene encoding U6 snRNA-associated Sm-like protein LSm5 has protein sequence MAASAVSNPSQLLPLELVDKCIGSRIHIVMKSDKEIVGTLLGFDDFVNMVLEDVTEFEITPEGRRITKLDQILLNGNNITMLVPGGEGPEV, from the exons ATGGCGGCCAGCGCGGTGTCCAACCCGTCCCAGCTCCTGCCGCTCG AACTTGTGGACAAGTGCATCGGTTCACGTATTCACATTGTGATGAAGAGCGACAAAGAAATTGTTGGGACACTTCTAGGATTTGATGACTTTGTCA ATATGGTGCTGGAAGATGTTACAGAATT TGAGATCACACCTGAGGGCAGAAGAATCACAAAGCTGGACCAGATTCTGCTCAATGGAAATAACATAACTATG CTGGttcctggaggagaaggaccTGAAGTATGA